Proteins encoded together in one Triticum dicoccoides isolate Atlit2015 ecotype Zavitan chromosome 7B, WEW_v2.0, whole genome shotgun sequence window:
- the LOC119335574 gene encoding uncharacterized protein LOC119335574 produces MVEIAARFMDKVEEQAVAAAAAAADDDEDAAGSVDGDEVEMEPVEPMPEPPDDAGPVCWPMPDFCPLTIDGTVKESFLETLRKEKEAEELLGEAEPEPTPSPDSRPSSSKRQRAVAGSPSSRSPYSNLLQVFQQCKQDVA; encoded by the exons ATGGTCGAGATCGCCGCGCGCTTCATG GATAAGGTCGAGGAGcaggcggtggccgcggcggcggctgcggcggatgACGACGAGGATGCCGCCGGGAGCGTGGACGGCGACGAGGTGGAGATGGAGCCCGTGGAGCCCATGCCGGAGCCCCCCGACGACGCCGGCCCCGTCTGCTGGCCCATGCCGGACTTCTGCCCTCTCACG ATCGACGGGACGGTGAAGGAGTCCTTCCTGGAGACCCTTCggaaggagaaggaggcggaggagctgCTCGGGGAGGCCGAGCCGGAGCCGACGCCCAGCCCGGACTCGCGGCCGTCGAGCAGCAAGCGCCAGCGCGCCGTCGCCGGGTCGCCGTCGTCCAGGAGCCCGTACAGCAATCTCCTCCAGGTGTTCCAGCAGTGCAAGCAAGACGTTGCCTGA
- the LOC119340587 gene encoding putative transcription elongation factor SPT5 homolog 1 gives MARRGRDDDDDEVEEEEEDEEEAYDLDDEEEDEGDDYEEEARGRGKAASRSRAPAGGVRKRSRQDNFIDDSAIEDDDEDEEDDGGSRPRKKGGGGGVRGFFDEEAQVDEDEEEEDEGEGEDDFINDAGADIPDDDAGRGSRSRHSIPMRDEEEDIDEIERQVRERYARSTHIEYGEEAADVEQQALLPSVKDPKLWMVKCAIGHERETAICLMQKFIDRTDLQIKSVVALDHLKNYIYVEAEKEAHVKEACKGLRNIYSSAKITLVPIKEMADVLYVESKNVDLARDTWVRMKLGVYKGDLAKVVDVDNVRQRVTVKLIPRIDLQVLASKLEGRVVAKKKTFVPPPRFFNIDEAREMHIRVERRRDKDSGEYFEMVDGLMFKDGFLYKPVSIKSIHTQGIQPSFDELEKFKKPGDDMNGDMSSLNTLFSNRKKGHFMKGDAVIVVKGDLKNLEGWVEKVEDTTVHIRPKISDLPKTLAFNEKELCKYFKPGDHVKVVSGVQEGTTGMVVKVDGHVLIILSDTTKEHIRVFADHVVESSEITTGITRIGDYELHDLVLLDNLSFGVIIRVETEAFQVLKGVPDRPEVVLVKLREIKSKIDRRTSAKDRFNNMVATKDVVRVVDGACKGTQGPVEHIHKGILFIYDRHHLEHAGFICAKAQSCILVGGSTGGRRGNGMDAADARLGALRSPASILQSPGRLPPRGPQMNYGGRFGGGGRGGRGHDALVGKCIKIKSGPYKGYRGRVKEVTGVLVRVELDSLMKIVTVKRDDIADTPTVATPFREPRFSLGSETPMHPSRTPLHPFQTPMRDPGATPIHDGMRTPMRSRAWAPMSPPRDNWEDGNPDTWGSSPAYQPGTPPARPYEAPTPGSGWANTPGVSYNDVPTPRESNYANAPSPYVPSTPVGQPMTPNSAAYLPGTPGGQPMTPGNAGMDIMSPVMGGEGEGNWALPDVLVNVLAAGDEGPGVVREVLGDGTCRVALGSSGNGDIVTVLPTELEVIRPKKSDRIKIMNGTFRGFVGKLIGIDGSDGIVKLDDTYEVKILDMVILAKLAA, from the exons ATGGCTCGCCGCggccgcgacgacgacgacgacgaggtcgaggaggaggaggaggacgaggaggaggcctACGAcctcgacgacgaggaggaggacgagggagacGACTACGAGGAGGAGGCGAGGGGCCGGGGCAAGGCGGCCTCCCGCTCCCGCGCCCCCGCCGGCGGGGTGCGGAAGAGATCGCGCCAGGACAACTTCATCGACGACTCGGCCatcgaggacgacgacgaggacgaggaggacgacggcggGAGCCGCCCGAGgaagaagggcggcggcggcggtgtgcgCGGGTTCTTCGACGAGGAGGCGCAGgtcgacgaggacgaggaggaggaggacgaaggcgaAGGCGAGGATG ACTTTATCAATGATGCTGGAGCCGACATTCCTGATGACGATGCCGGCAGGGGCTCCAGATCACGTCACTCTATCCCTATGAGGGATGAAGAAGAGGATATAGATGAGATTGAACGACAAGTACGAGAGAGATATGCAAGATCTACTCATATTGAATACGGAGAGGAAGCTGCAGACGTTGAACAGCAAGCTCTCTTGCCATCTGTGAAAGATCCAAAGCTTTGGATGGTGAAATGTGCG ATCGGGCATGAGAGGGAGACAGCAATCTGTCTAATGCAAAAGTTCATTGATAGGACAGATCTCCAGATAAAGTCTGTTGTTGCGTTAGATCATCTAAAAAATTATATTTATGTTGAAGCGGAAAAAGAGGCCCATGTCAAGGAG GCTTGCAAAGGTCTACGAAATATCTATTCTTCGGCAAAAATAACGTTAGTCCCCATAAAAGAAATGGCAGATGTCCTCTATGTTGAGAGCAAGAATGTTGATCTTGCAAGGGATACTTGGGTCCGAATGAAGCTGGGAGTATATAAAGGTGACCTTGCTAAG GTTGTTGATGTTGACAATGTACGCCAAAGGGTAACTGTGAAGCTCATTCCTAGAATAGATTTACAAGTTTTGGCTAGTAAACTG GAAGGGAGGGTGGTTGCAAAGAAGAAAACCTTTGTCCCACCACCAAGATTCTTTAATATTGACGAAGCCAG GGAAATGCACATACGTGTGGAGCGGAGGCGGGATAAAGACTCTGGGGAATACTTTGAGATGGTTGATGGTTTGATGTTCAAAGATGGTTTCTTGTATAAACCGGTCTCGATAAAATCAATCCACACACAGGGTATTCAGCCATCATTTGATGAATTGGAGAAGTTCAAGAAACCTGGCGATGACATGAATGGGGATATGTCTAGCTTGAATACTCTGTtttctaataggaaaaaggggcacTTTATGAAGGGTGACGCTGTCATTGTTGTTAAAGGCGATCTAAAAAACTTAGAGGGGTGGGTTGAGAAAGTAGAGGACACAACTGTCCACATCAGGCCGAAAATATCCGATCTTCCG AAAACATTAGCCTTCAACGAGAAAGAACTTTGCAAATATTTCAAACCTGGAGATCATGTGAAAGTGGTATCGGGTGTCCAAGAGGGCACCACAGGCATGGTTGTTAAAGTTGATGGGCATGTCTTAATCATTTTATCAGACACAACTAAAGAACAT ATACGTGTGTTTGCCGACCATGTTGTGGAGAGCTCTGAAATCACCACAGGAATTACAAGAATTGGTGATTATGAACTACATGACCTTGTTCTTTTGGA CAACTTGTCTTTTGGGGTCATTATAAGAGTGGAAACTGAAGCATTCCAG GTTCTGAAAGGAGTGCCAGATAGACCTGAAGTGGTGCTTGTAAAATTGAGAGAAATAAAAAGCAAGATCGATCGGCGTACATCAGCGAAAGATCGGTTTAATAACATGGTCGCAACTAAGGATGTTGTAAGAGTTGTTGATGGAGCATGTAAG GGAACGCAAGGACCTGTGGAACACATACATAAGGGGATATTGTTCATATATGATAGGCACCACCTTGAACATGCAGGCTTCATTTGTGCAAAAGCACAATCGTGCATTCTTGTCGGTGGATCGACTGGTGGCCGTCGTGGAAAT GGTATGGATGCTGCAGATGCCAGGCTCGGTGCTTTGAGATCCCCGGCAAGCATTTTGCAGTCTCCAGGAAGGCTGCCCCCAAGAGGACCTCAAATGAATT ATGGTGGAAGATTTGGAGGAGGTGGTCGTGGTGGAAGAGGACATGATGCCTTGGTTGGCAAGTGTATCAAAATTAAATCTGGTCCTTATAAAGGGTACCGTGGCCGCGTTAAAGAGGTGACTGGGGTGCTTGTGCGTGTTGAGCTTGATTCGTTAATGAAGATTGTCACAG TTAAGAGAGATGATATTGCCGACACACCTACTGTTGCAACACCATTCCG TGAACCCCGATTTTCGTTGGGTAGTGAAACACCGATGCACCCGTCCAGGACCCCGCTTCATCCATTTCAGACTCCAATGCGTGATCCTGGAG CAACACCGATACATGATGGAATGCGAACCCCGATGCGTAGTAGGGCCTGGGCTCCTATGAGTCCTCCAAG AGATAATTGGGAAGATGGAAATCCTGATACTTGGGGAAGCAGTCCAGCTTACCAG CCAGGAACGCCACCAGCTCGGCCATATGAAGCCCCAACACCTGGTTCAGGGTGGGCAAATACTCCAGGAGTTAGTTATAATGATGTTCCAACTCCTAGAGAGAGCAACTATG CAAATGCTCCAAGCCCATATGTGCCTTCTACACCTGTTGGTCAGCCAATGACACCAAATTCTGCGGCGTACCTTCCTGGTACACCTGGTGGTCAACCGATGACTCCAGGCAATGCTGGAATGGATATAATGTCTCCCGTAATGG GTGGCGAGGGTGAAGGTAACTGGGCATTGCCAGATGTGTTAGTTAATGTCTTGGCGGCAGGTGATGAAGGACCTGGTGTGGTCAGGGAAGTGCTTGGG GATGGAACTTGCCGTGTGGCACTTGGGTCTTCAGGCAACGGAGATATTGTGACGGTACTTCCGACTGAGCTCGAGGTCATCAGACCAAAGAAGAGCGACAGGATCAAGATCATGAATGGTACCTTCCGTGGATTTGTTGGAAAACTTATAGGAATAGACGGTTCCGATGGCATTGTGAAGCTCGACGACACATATGAGGTCAAGATCTTAGATATGGTGATTTTGGCAAAACTGGCGGCTTGA